A window of bacterium genomic DNA:
GACAAAGGACTTGCGGTAGGACCAGACGGTACAATTTATACCGGATCGGAAAATGACGTAAAAGCATTTCAACCGGACGGCAAATTGAAATGGACTTTCGTTCAAAACCCGCGCGCCTTTATTCTGCTTGGCATCGGGGTTGGTCCTGACGGAAATGTTTACGGTGTTGCTTCAAGTGGTATGGGTGTTTTTTCCCTAACACCACAGGGCACTCTGCGTTGGACCACGCCGGAGCAATATAATCGCCCCATTGTTGACTATAGTGAAATTGTGTTTGGAATGAATGGTGGGACATGCCAGATGTACTTCTACGCCAACAATCACACGCGTGCGATCCGCTGTTCTGACGGAGCTCACGTTTTCTACGCGGCCGCTTCGCAACCTGTTGTCAGCCCACTGGACAAGTCGATCCACGTAAACGGCGGCGCTTTCAGTCCGTCGGGGCAACTGCTATGGCAATTCTCCACCGGCTATGGTCTGAGTTTTCCTGACGTCGCTTCAGACGGAACTCACTACGTAACCAGCGGCTCCTTGAATGTTTATGCGTTGAATCCAAACGGCTCTGAGAAGTGGCACGCGCCGTTGACGGACTACACGGGAACTCCTGATGTGGATCCGGGAAACACTCTCCTACTCTTACCCGGCAGCAATACTCTCAATTACCCGGGAATTATCCAGGGAATGAGTACGACTTCACAGAAGGTGCTGTGGAAAATTACATTGCCAATAGAAGAACCGCAAATCTATAACCCATGGACTGCTCAGTACGGCTTCAATCATTTTGTGAATATGCGCGCGAAGTTCTCTGCTGATGGAGGAGCTGCTTACCTTGTTACAGCGATAGCCACGGGCGGACTTACTACGGATCGCTGCTTCATCTACGCTATTAGTACGGGTGGTAGCAATCCACCGCCACCGCCGCCTCCGCCTGGCAACATTCTGCAAGTAACCAAAATTACTCTTTCCGCGCGTGAACGGAACGGCGTTGTTACAGTCAACGGAACTGCGACCATTCTGGATCAGAACAATGCGACCGTTGCCGGCGCAGTGGTAAAAGCAACATGGAAGCACCCCGGCGGGCAGCTGCTGAATCAATCCGCAACGACCGATTCAAAAGGATTGGCAAAATTCAGCACAACCAGTGGTCGAGGAACATACACTTTAACGATCATCGATGTTGCTAAATCAGGATACTCCTTCAACAAAGCTGGAAGTGTTTTGAGCAAGAGCATCACGAAATAAGTAATCCTGGAAGAGACCGCAGGCTCTACTTTTGGCCCATCTGCTCGAATGCTCTCTTACCGCGCTCGATTACTTCCTCT
This region includes:
- a CDS encoding PQQ-binding-like beta-propeller repeat protein, with the translated sequence MKTKAWLIICVFAFIGTLLNGNAAGALLDSQSDDWMSSYYAFVSANGNNEAADDFNVIGSIDRVYVTGYMFNFPYQHFQGVWVRFYQYTAANTPGTLRASYYLRFDDPNLLYDPDGAGWFDIKLAVPFQASGKHFLSVQIVADWWNWNSATKRFAPMYTRSNSGSWSPLNQGLTFWLYGTVTGPGLITEIKPTTATRSGFIEILGTNFSDNGQVLIGGLPAAHSTWNSNRIVAYVPEGVLPGSPVVQVQTAGGISNGLPLTVTDRIADGRVLWRFRMDALYSMVRPARASDGTIYVIDVYGRLYALAPNGALKWIARNAGDKGLAVGPDGTIYTGSENDVKAFQPDGKLKWTFVQNPRAFILLGIGVGPDGNVYGVASSGMGVFSLTPQGTLRWTTPEQYNRPIVDYSEIVFGMNGGTCQMYFYANNHTRAIRCSDGAHVFYAAASQPVVSPLDKSIHVNGGAFSPSGQLLWQFSTGYGLSFPDVASDGTHYVTSGSLNVYALNPNGSEKWHAPLTDYTGTPDVDPGNTLLLLPGSNTLNYPGIIQGMSTTSQKVLWKITLPIEEPQIYNPWTAQYGFNHFVNMRAKFSADGGAAYLVTAIATGGLTTDRCFIYAISTGGSNPPPPPPPPGNILQVTKITLSARERNGVVTVNGTATILDQNNATVAGAVVKATWKHPGGQLLNQSATTDSKGLAKFSTTSGRGTYTLTIIDVAKSGYSFNKAGSVLSKSITK